One segment of Aquimarina sp. BL5 DNA contains the following:
- a CDS encoding type IV pili methyl-accepting chemotaxis transducer N-terminal domain-containing protein yields MKKKKTNTLLIISVILFTCNIISSQSNNFGAITYGKAINISGKQRMLSQKMSKAYLLLAKGISDAAIKKELNSSKFIFEKQLQILTKNASSSSVKLSIKKVEQLWSVFKEVITSTPNPQNCLRIMKMNTSLLKACNDVVVSIENNFSYNNQFFQNKNKELVNTINVSGKQRMLSQRLCLYYTASTMFTEESDEYRKVLTSVYTEFDTVIGNLLISSYNSTEIEEELGSIMGLWEKFQTNPKGLFNGEFQLQEIFSTTNQLTKSFNKITGLYESISND; encoded by the coding sequence ATGAAAAAGAAGAAAACAAACACTTTACTAATTATTTCTGTAATCCTTTTTACGTGTAATATTATATCTTCTCAGTCAAACAATTTCGGCGCCATTACTTATGGAAAAGCAATAAATATATCTGGAAAACAACGAATGTTATCTCAGAAAATGTCTAAAGCCTATTTATTACTTGCGAAAGGAATAAGTGATGCTGCTATAAAGAAAGAGTTAAATTCTAGTAAATTTATTTTTGAAAAGCAGTTACAAATATTAACGAAAAATGCATCCAGCTCATCAGTTAAGTTATCCATAAAAAAGGTAGAGCAATTATGGAGTGTTTTCAAAGAAGTTATTACAAGTACACCAAACCCTCAAAATTGTCTAAGAATAATGAAAATGAATACATCGTTGCTAAAAGCATGTAATGATGTCGTTGTCAGTATTGAAAACAACTTCAGTTATAACAACCAATTTTTCCAAAACAAAAATAAAGAATTGGTAAACACAATAAATGTATCAGGAAAACAACGAATGCTTTCTCAAAGACTATGTTTATATTACACAGCCTCTACAATGTTCACAGAAGAAAGTGATGAATACAGAAAAGTTTTAACTAGTGTATACACAGAGTTCGACACTGTAATCGGAAACTTATTAATTAGTAGTTATAACAGTACTGAAATCGAAGAAGAACTAGGGTCCATTATGGGGTTATGGGAGAAATTCCAAACAAATCCGAAAGGCTTATTCAATGGAGAATTTCAATTACAAGAAATATTTTCAACCACTAATCAGTTAACCAAATCATTTAATAAAATTACTGGCCTTTACGAAAGTATTTCTAATGATTAG
- a CDS encoding MFS transporter, with product MDVLGRSTTLNLLNLKSLPIRTFWITSIAFFLCFFAWFGIVPFMPDVIRDLGLTPDQKWNSIIVAVTGTVFARLLIGKLCDKYGPRICYTWLLMFGAIPVILLGLVQTPLQFILCRLFIGFIGASFVITQFHTSIMFASNIVGTANATSAGWGNLGGGANRLGMPLIAAAVVSFGMAETEAWRYCMVVAGIVCFLMGIVYYFFTQDTPNGNYKELKAKGALPQSKKDEISFLSAIKDYRVWILFVVYAACFGMELTVYGTMDDYLQNTFGLERATAGNLVLSFALMNIFARTLGGFFGDKFGKLKGLRGRVLFLAVILAVEGLMLSLFSGMSGLAFGIVFLVGFSLTVQMAEGATFSVVPFINKKAIGSISGIVGAGGNVGAFVAAMVLKSKSAVAEKMAISKNQNLGQEAMDAAQAIASSEAVSEGYFLIGGFVVLTAIVSLTIKFSTEDEKAIEHEIKGVAVTS from the coding sequence ATGGATGTCTTAGGAAGATCTACAACATTAAATCTTTTAAACTTAAAGAGTCTGCCAATTCGAACTTTCTGGATAACTTCAATAGCTTTTTTCTTATGCTTTTTTGCTTGGTTTGGTATTGTTCCTTTTATGCCTGATGTGATTAGGGATTTAGGTTTGACACCAGATCAAAAATGGAACTCTATAATTGTAGCTGTTACAGGAACAGTTTTCGCTAGACTTTTAATAGGTAAATTATGTGATAAATATGGACCTCGTATATGCTATACTTGGTTATTGATGTTTGGTGCTATCCCTGTAATCTTGTTAGGCTTGGTTCAGACTCCGTTACAGTTTATTCTGTGTAGACTTTTTATTGGGTTTATAGGTGCGTCATTTGTAATAACACAATTTCACACATCTATTATGTTTGCTTCGAATATAGTGGGTACAGCTAATGCAACTTCTGCCGGATGGGGTAATCTTGGTGGTGGAGCAAATAGGTTAGGTATGCCTCTTATAGCAGCTGCAGTGGTGAGTTTTGGTATGGCAGAGACGGAAGCCTGGAGATATTGTATGGTGGTTGCTGGTATCGTTTGTTTTTTAATGGGGATTGTGTATTACTTTTTTACACAGGACACTCCAAACGGAAATTATAAAGAATTAAAAGCTAAAGGAGCTTTGCCTCAATCAAAAAAAGATGAAATTAGTTTTTTGTCCGCTATTAAGGATTATAGAGTTTGGATTCTTTTTGTAGTGTATGCTGCTTGTTTTGGTATGGAGTTAACTGTTTATGGTACTATGGATGATTATCTTCAGAATACGTTTGGTTTGGAGAGGGCTACAGCGGGTAATTTAGTTCTTTCCTTTGCTTTAATGAATATTTTCGCAAGAACACTAGGTGGTTTTTTTGGAGATAAATTCGGAAAACTAAAGGGATTGCGAGGTCGTGTGTTGTTTTTAGCAGTCATTCTTGCAGTAGAAGGGCTTATGCTCTCTTTATTTTCAGGAATGAGTGGATTAGCGTTTGGAATTGTCTTTTTGGTAGGTTTTAGTTTAACTGTTCAGATGGCCGAGGGAGCTACGTTTTCTGTTGTTCCTTTTATTAATAAAAAGGCAATAGGGTCTATTTCTGGAATTGTAGGAGCTGGAGGAAATGTAGGGGCTTTTGTGGCTGCAATGGTATTGAAGTCTAAATCCGCAGTAGCTGAGAAAATGGCTATTTCAAAGAATCAGAATCTAGGACAAGAAGCGATGGATGCGGCTCAGGCTATTGCTTCTTCAGAAGCGGTGTCTGAAGGATATTTTTTAATAGGAGGTTTTGTAGTTCTAACGGCAATTGTTTCATTAACAATAAAATTTTCTACGGAAGATGAAAAAGCTATAGAGCATGAGATAAAAGGTGTTGCTGTGACAAGCTAA
- a CDS encoding CmpA/NrtA family ABC transporter substrate-binding protein, with translation MIKLNFKIIAVLTVFTLMSCAGEKKKEIASSDASLEEETSKLTIEKPQLTFGFIKLTDMAPLAIAKEKGFFEEEGLFVSVEAQSNWKNVLDRVIDGQLDGSHMLAGQPIAAGAGFGRQAELVTPFSMDLNGNGITVSNDVWSKMKSNVPKGEDGKPIHPISADALKPVIESYKNDGKAFKMGMVFPVSTHNYEIRYWLAAAGINPGMYSKDNIQGQIDADVLLSVTPPPQMPATLEAGTIYGYCVGEPWNQQAVFKGIGVPVVTNYDIWKNNPEKVFVMTKKFVEQYPNTATAVTKALIRAGKWLDTPGNRPEAVKILSMPEYVGADEVVLANSMTGTFEFEKGDKREMPDFNVFYRHDATYPFYSDGIWFLTQMRRWGQIPDSKPAAWYDKTIKDIYRPDIWKKAAKLLVDEGHLEASELPKTDGYKPATTDFIDGNKYDAKDPIGYINSFGIGNKENTEGVSSIEK, from the coding sequence ATGATAAAACTTAATTTTAAAATTATAGCAGTACTCACGGTTTTTACATTGATGTCCTGTGCAGGAGAAAAGAAAAAAGAAATTGCATCAAGTGATGCAAGTCTAGAAGAAGAGACATCAAAGTTAACTATAGAGAAACCACAATTAACTTTTGGTTTTATAAAGTTGACAGATATGGCTCCTTTGGCAATAGCTAAAGAAAAAGGCTTTTTTGAAGAAGAAGGGTTGTTTGTTTCTGTAGAGGCTCAATCAAATTGGAAAAATGTATTGGATCGTGTTATCGATGGACAGTTGGATGGTTCTCATATGTTAGCAGGTCAGCCTATTGCAGCTGGGGCAGGTTTTGGTAGACAAGCAGAATTAGTAACTCCTTTTTCCATGGATTTAAACGGTAATGGTATAACGGTATCTAATGATGTTTGGTCTAAAATGAAGTCTAATGTTCCAAAAGGTGAAGATGGAAAACCAATTCATCCTATTTCCGCCGACGCATTGAAGCCGGTAATAGAATCTTATAAAAATGATGGAAAGGCTTTTAAAATGGGGATGGTATTTCCGGTATCTACGCATAACTATGAAATAAGATATTGGTTAGCTGCAGCAGGTATCAATCCTGGTATGTATTCTAAAGATAATATTCAAGGGCAAATTGATGCAGATGTATTACTTTCTGTAACTCCACCACCACAAATGCCTGCAACTCTAGAGGCTGGTACAATATATGGATACTGCGTGGGAGAGCCCTGGAATCAACAAGCGGTTTTTAAAGGAATTGGTGTTCCTGTGGTTACTAATTATGATATCTGGAAAAACAATCCGGAGAAAGTGTTTGTAATGACTAAGAAGTTTGTGGAGCAATATCCTAATACTGCAACTGCTGTAACTAAAGCATTGATTAGAGCAGGTAAATGGTTAGATACTCCTGGTAATCGTCCAGAGGCAGTGAAAATATTATCAATGCCAGAATATGTTGGAGCAGATGAAGTGGTATTAGCAAATTCTATGACAGGTACTTTTGAGTTCGAAAAAGGAGATAAAAGAGAAATGCCGGACTTTAATGTATTCTATAGACACGATGCTACATATCCTTTCTATTCTGATGGTATATGGTTTCTGACTCAAATGAGACGATGGGGACAAATTCCTGATAGTAAGCCTGCAGCTTGGTATGATAAAACGATTAAAGATATCTATCGTCCTGATATTTGGAAAAAAGCGGCTAAACTCTTAGTTGATGAAGGTCATCTTGAGGCTTCAGAGTTACCTAAAACAGATGGTTATAAACCAGCAACTACTGATTTTATTGATGGAAATAAATATGATGCTAAAGATCCAATAGGGTACATCAATAGTTTTGGTATTGGAAATAAAGAAAATACGGAAGGTGTTTCAAGTATTGAGAAATAA
- a CDS encoding ABC transporter permease, with translation MKDRSIHILNFVGLGFFEPAIRLATGEEIKKNLIALFKKVLLPLLSVGLFLVLWHSGATYLYNLEKDARIEKALTDQGEAAALEMRTCIESGDISCQPNTLPSPAQVWTAYESLLADHVIISDKKTAFAEKVATTNAQREAQGLAQITYTGRPSFVDQIFTSLKTVFAGFLLALFIAVPIGIMLGLSKTLRSSVNWLIQIFKPVSPVVWLLLVFMIVKTLTRGSDSDSSFIISFISVGLCSMWATLVNTSMGVSSVDKDYINVAKVLQLSVAQKVFKIILPSSFPLIFTGLRITLSVAWMVLIAIELLAQSPGLGSFVWEEFQNGANDSNSKIIVAMFVIGIIGFLLDRIMLTIQKFVTFTEETA, from the coding sequence ATGAAAGATAGGTCTATACATATTCTCAATTTTGTAGGATTAGGTTTTTTTGAACCAGCCATAAGGTTGGCTACTGGTGAGGAAATAAAGAAGAATTTAATTGCTTTATTTAAAAAAGTATTACTGCCATTATTGTCAGTAGGATTGTTTTTGGTGTTATGGCATTCTGGTGCTACATATCTATATAATTTAGAAAAAGATGCTCGAATCGAAAAGGCCTTAACGGATCAAGGAGAAGCTGCAGCGTTAGAGATGCGTACGTGTATTGAATCAGGTGATATAAGTTGTCAGCCTAATACATTACCATCACCGGCCCAAGTTTGGACTGCTTATGAGTCACTTTTGGCAGATCATGTGATTATATCCGATAAAAAGACAGCTTTCGCGGAGAAAGTAGCTACAACAAACGCACAAAGAGAAGCACAAGGATTAGCGCAAATTACATATACCGGAAGGCCATCATTTGTAGATCAAATATTTACAAGTCTTAAAACAGTGTTTGCAGGATTTTTGTTAGCCTTATTCATTGCGGTTCCTATTGGAATTATGTTAGGATTAAGTAAGACACTCAGATCATCTGTAAACTGGTTGATTCAGATATTTAAGCCGGTTTCTCCAGTTGTTTGGTTGTTATTGGTGTTTATGATTGTGAAAACATTGACTCGTGGTTCTGACTCTGATAGTTCCTTTATTATCTCATTTATAAGTGTTGGATTATGTTCTATGTGGGCAACACTGGTGAACACAAGTATGGGAGTGTCTTCAGTTGATAAAGATTATATAAATGTAGCTAAGGTGCTTCAGTTGAGTGTTGCGCAAAAAGTGTTTAAGATTATTTTACCATCTTCATTTCCTTTAATATTTACAGGTTTGAGAATTACTTTATCAGTAGCTTGGATGGTATTAATTGCTATAGAGTTGTTAGCACAAAGTCCGGGATTAGGTTCTTTTGTTTGGGAGGAATTTCAGAATGGAGCAAATGACTCAAACTCTAAAATTATCGTAGCGATGTTTGTAATCGGTATTATAGGGTTTTTATTAGATCGCATCATGTTAACGATACAAAAGTTTGTCACTTTTACAGAAGAAACAGCTTAA